Proteins co-encoded in one Apodemus sylvaticus chromosome 6, mApoSyl1.1, whole genome shotgun sequence genomic window:
- the Ccdc71l gene encoding coiled-coil domain-containing protein 71L → MRRGVKRRRRRPRAAWGGGYGAEGGAGLEALEEKVVYSRSQLSLAGSTEALGDAFKLFMPSSTEFMSSEAELWSFLCSLKHQFSPHILRSKDVYGYSSCRALVPEPPAPDSRPARRPRPRATPRRRRRGARAAAGPSRPRPAAAEEPGPPVSCFGGRTLEEIWRAATPTLTSFPTIRVGDDVWGERSLAVARRRARQVLRVDLDPVVRLRRFPVPRV, encoded by the coding sequence ATGCGACGCGGCGTGAAGAGGCGGCGGCGCCGGCCCCGGGCCGCCTGGGGCGGCGGCTACGGAGCGGAAGGAGGGGCCGGGCTGGAGGCACTGGAGGAGAAGGTGGTGTACTCGCGATCGCAACTGTCGCTGGCCGGCAGCACGGAGGCGCTGGGCGACGCCTTCAAGCTCTTCATGCCCAGCAGCACGGAGTTCATGAGCTCGGAAGCGGAGCTCTGGAGCTTCCTCTGCAGCCTCAAGCACCAGTTCTCTCCGCACATCCTGCGCAGCAAGGACGTCTACGGCTACTCCTCGTGCCGGGCACTGGTGCCCGAACCCCCGGCGCCCGACAGCCGCCCTGCACGCCGGCCGCGCCCGCGCGCAACGCCCAGGAGGAGGCGCCGTGGAGCTCGGGCTGCCGCGGGCCCCAGCAGGCCGCGCCCCGCCGCTGCCGAGGAGCCGGGGCCTCCGGTGTCCTGCTTCGGGGGCCGCACCCTGGAGGAGATCTGGAGGGCGGCCACCCCGACGCTGACCAGCTTCCCGACCATCCGCGTCGGCGACGACGTGTGGGGCGAGCGCAGCCTGGCGGTGGCGCGGCGTAGGGCGCGCCAAGTGCTGCGAGTGGACCTGGACCCGGTGGTGAGGCTGCGCCGCTTCCCGGTGCCCCGGGTGTGA